Genomic segment of Streptomyces sp. NBC_01210:
GTGAACTCGACCTCCTCCCAGCCCGCAGCCGGCCGCCCGGTGCGCAGCTCGGCGAGCTTGTGCTCGCTGAACTCCCGTCCGTACTCCGGCACATAGCGGGTCTGCGTCCAGACGCCGCCGCGGTGCCGGTAGTGCTCGGCAAGCGCCCACGCCATCGTCGTGGTGCCCGTGGACTCGGCGCCGAGCACGACCACTCGCCGGGCGAGCGCCGCGCGCACGGGCGGTTCCAGGAAGTCCCAGCAGCCGACGGGGTCCTTGCGGACGGCCGTGCCGGAGACCGGGAAGACGGTGCGGTCGGGGTCGACGCACACGGACTCGGCGCCGAAGCGCCGCCCGAGCTCCTGGCCGTACGGCTCCGAGGTGAAGACGGCGTCGACCGGCTCGGGGACGGCGGCGCGGAAGACGGCCATGTGCGCCTCCCAGATGCCGGGGTCGTTCAGGTCGACGTGGATGTCGTCGAGGGCGCCCACGACCCGTACGTCCGGGTGCACCTCGCGCATCCAGCGCACCCGGTCGGCGAGCGGAATCGACTCCACCGAGGCGGCGCAGACCAGGACGGTCAGCCGCTCGCAGCGGTCGGCCGCGGTCCGTACGAGATGGTGGTGTCCGGCGTGCGGCGGATAGAACTTCCCGAGCACCAGGCCGTGCCGGTAGGTCTTCATGCGGTCGCCTCCGCCAACTCCCGTTGCTCCGCGGCCAGATCGCGCGACCAGCTGCGCAGTCCGATGACGCACAGCGTCATGAAGCCGACATACAGCAGGGCGGTGAGGTAGAGCTCCTTGTACGCGTAGAGCGGGATGTAGACCACGTCGGCCGCGATCCACAGCCACCAGGACTCGAGGCGCTTTCGGCACTGCCCGTACGTCGCCATCAGCGACAGGGCGGTGGTGAGCGCATCCCAGAACGGGACGTTCGAGTCGGTGGCGCGGTCGAGGAGGAGCGTGAGCCCGAAAGTCCCCACCACCCCCGCCGCGAGCAGCCAGGTCCACTCGGTGCGCGTGGTGCGCCGCACCGGTAGTCCGTCGGGACCTGGTCCACCCCCGTGGGTCCAGGTCCACCAGCCGTACACGGCGAGGGTGATGAAGACGACTTGCAGGCCTGCGTCGGCGTACAGGCGGGCCTGGGTGAAGAGAAGGATGAAGAAGAGGTTGTTGGCGATGCCGATCGGCCAGTTGGCGATGTGCTGGCGGGCGACGAGCCAGACGCAGAGCGCACCACTGCCGAAGCCGAGGACCTCGGTCCAGCTCACCGGGGTGTCGAGAACGGTGAACAGCGGCTGCTGCAGGGGGTCGAGGATGTCCGCGAGACTCACGCCCGCCTCCTTAATAGTCATGTTGACTATAAAGGTGAACCAGCCGTCCCACAAGGCCGTTCACACAAGATGCGAGAAGCCCGCGGTCAGAGGTGACCGCGGGCTTCGCCCAGTGAACGGGGGTCTCTACAGGCCGACTTCCTTCATCAGCATGCCGACCTCGGTGATGGTCATCCGGCGCAGCCAGCCGGACTTCTGGTCGCCGAGGGCGATCGGGCCGAAGCTGACCCGCACGAGCTTGTCGACCGGGAAGCCGGCCTCGGCGAGCATGCGACGGACGATGTGCTTCCGGCCCTCGTGGAGGGTGACCTCCACGAGGTAGTTCTTGCCGGTGTTCTCGACGACGCGGAAGTGGTCGGCGCGGGCGTAGCCGTCCTCCAGCTGAATGCCGTCCTTGAGCCGCTTGCCCAGGTCACGCGGGAGCGGTCCCTGGATCGCGGCGAGGTAGGTCTTCTTCACGCCGTACTTGGGGTGGGTCAGGCGGTGCGCGAGTTCACCGTGGTTGGTGAGCAGGATGATGCCCTCCGTCTCCGTGTCGAGACGTCCGACGTGGAAGAGCCGGGTCTCGCGGTTGGTGACGTAGTCGCCCAGGCACTGCCGACCGTCCGGGTCCTCCATGGAGGAGACGACACCGGCGGGCTTGTTGAGCGCGAAGAAGAGGTACGACTGCGTGGCGACCGTCAGGCCGTCCACCTTGATCTCGTCCTTCTGCGGGTCGACGCGCCTGCCCTGCTCAAGGACGATCTCGCCGTTGACCTCGACACGGGCCTGCTCGATCAGTTCCTCGCACGTACGGCGCGAACCCATACCGGCCCGGGCGAGGATCTTCTGCAGGCGCTCGCCCTCCTGCTCGGCCCCGGGGAACGTCTTGGGCGTCTTGACCTGCGGCTTGTCGGCGTACCGGTCGCGGTTGCGCTGCTCGATCTTGGCGTCGAGCTCACGGGGACGGGATTCGCGCTGGCCGTGCGGGCCGCGACGCGGGGCACCGGCCCTGCCGCCGCCCTGCGGGGTCTTCGGGCCGCCCTTGGCGCCACCGCGGGCGGACGCGCCGCGGCCGCCCGACTTGCCGCCCTCGGAACTCTGGCTGCCGCCGACGTCGTAGCGGCGCTCCTCGGGCCGGGGGCGGCGGGGGCGCTGCTCCTGCTTGTCGTCGCGCCCCTTGTCGCCGCGCCCCTTGCCGCCGGCGCCCCGGGAGTCCCGGTTCCCGCCGGCGCCCCGGGAGTCCCGGTTGCCGCTTCCGCTGTTCCTGCCGCTGCTTCGCATCAAAATTCCGTCTTGTCGTCTGCGTCGGTGTCCGGTGCGTCCGGATCGAACGACGGCACACCCTCTTGTGTCTCGGCCTCGATCGCTTCCGCCTCGGGGAGGAAGGGCGCGAGCTCCGGGAGCTCGTCCAGGCCTCGCAGGCCCATCCGCTCCAGAAAGTAGTTCGTCGTCGTGTACAGGATCGCACCTGTTTCAGGTTCCGCGCCCGCCTCCTGGACCAGACCGCGCTGGAGGAGGGTGCGCATGACGCCGTCGCAGTTCACTCCGCGTACGGCGGAGACGCGTGATCGGCTGACCGGCTGCCGGTACGCGACGACCGCGAGGGTCTCCAGGGCGGCCTGGGTGAGCCGCGCCTGCTGCCCGTCGAGAACGAAGCGCTCGACGGCGTCGGCGTACTCCGCCCGCGTGTAGAACCGCCAGCCGCCCGCGACGAGCCGCAGCTCGAAGCCGCGGCCCTGGACGGTGTACTCGTCCGCGAGCTCCCGCAGCGCATCGGCGACCGCCCTGCGCGGCTGCTCCAGCACCTTGGCGAGGTGCTCCTCGGTGGCCGGCTCGTCGACGACCATGAGAACGGCTTCGAGCGCGGGCTTGAGATCACTCACGCGTTCCCCTCCTGCTCCTGGTTCTCGCGAACCTCTTGATCGAATTCATCGGTGACCAGGGGCTGCTCCGCGCCCTCGCCGCCGGTCCAGCGCACCATCAGCTCGCCGAGGGCGACTTCCTGGTCCAGGATGACGGCCTTCTCGCGGTAGAGCTCCAGCAGCGCGAGGAAGCGGGCGACGACGGTGAGGGTGTCGGGTGCGTCTGCGGCGAGCTCCCGGAAGCTGACCTCCCCGGCCTCCCGCAGCCGCGCGACGACCACTTCGGCCTGTTCGCGCACGGACACGAGGGGCGCGTGGATGTGGTCGATGTACACCTGCGGCTTGGGCCGGGGCTGCATCGCCTTCACCGCGAGCCTGGCGAAGCCTTCGGCGCCGATGCTGATGACGACCTCGGGCAGCAGCTCGGCGTGGTGGTCCTCGAGCCCGACGGTCCTCGGGTACCGCTTGCCCTCCGCATCCAGCCGCGCGCTGAAGATCTCGGCGATCTGCTTGTACGCGCGGTACTGCAGCAGCCGCGCGAAGAGCAGATCGCGCGCCTCGAGCAACGCGAGGTCGGCCTCGTCCTCCACCTCGGCGGTGGGCAGCAGCCGCGCGGCCTTGAGATCGAGCAGCGTGGCGGCGACGACGAGGAACTCGGTGGTCTGATCGAGATCCCAGTCGGGCCCCATGGCCCGGATATGCACCATGAACTCATCGGTGACCTTGGAGAGGGCGACCTCGGTCACATCGAGCTTGTGCTTGGAAATGAGCTGCAGGAGAAGGTCGAAGGGCCCTTCGAAGTTGGCGAGCCGTACTTTGAACCGCCCGTCGTCGGGGGTCTGAGGCGCGGCCGCGTGCTCCGCGGGCGGGGTTGCCGGAACCGCGGGCGCGGCGGGCTCCGGCGCGGCGGGCTCGGCCTCGGCCGCCACGGAGGAACCGGGCGGCTCCACCACCGCGGTCCCGGCGGGACCACCGTCGTCGCCGTGAGACAGGCGGCCAGGACCCGGGGCCCCGCCCCCGCCCGGCTCCGAAACCCTCCCGGGCACGAACACGGCATCCGGCCCGGCGGGACCACCGTCGTCCCCCTGAAACAGGCGGCCAGGCCCCAGGGCCCCGCCCCCGCCCGGCTCCGAAACCCTCCCGGGCACGAACACGGCATCCGGTCCGGCGGGACCACCGTCGTCGCCGTGAAACAGGCGGCCAGGGCCCGGGGCCTCGCCCCCGCCCGCGGCAGCAGCCACCCCGGCCTCCGGCGTGGCAGGCTCCGGCCCGCTCACCACCGCGGTGGCCTCCGCCCGAGCGGGCAGCTCCGGCTCCGACTCCACGGACGCGCCCGCAGGGCCCTCCGGCGCACCATTGTCACCGCGCAGCGGGCGACCCGGTCCCGGGGCCTCGTCCGCACCCGCGGCGGAGCCGCCTGTCGAGGCAGCGGGAAGGGGCGGGGTGGCGGAAAGCGCCCCCGGCGCCACCACTGTCGGCTCCCCGTCCGCACCGCTCCGCTCCAGCCGCTCGTCCCCCGGCTCGGGGGCCGGTACGGCAGGCGGAGGCGACCCGCCGCGGTCCGTGCCGGGGCCGCGGCCCAGCGAGCGGCGGGGCGGGCGGGTGGAGTCGTCGGTCGGCGGCATCGCGGTCCAGGGGCAAAAGGAGCAGGCAGGGCAGCGCGCAGGCTACCGTCAGCGGCCGCGCAGACGTCGCACGAGAATGCTCGCGTCGCCGCGCTGCTCGAGATCCGCCAGCACCACCGCCACCGCTTCGCGGACGATCCGTCCGCGGTCGACGGCCAGCCCGTGCTCACCGCGCAGCACCAGCCGCGCGTGCTCGAGGTCCATCAGTTCCTCGGCCGAGACGTAGACCGTGATCTTCTCGTCGTGCCGTTCACGGCCACTGGGCCGACGGTTCGCGCCACGCTGCCGGCGGCGCGTCTGTCCGGTCGGCGACACGGCGGCGGCTCCGGACGCGGCAGCGTCCTGCGGGCGGCGCCCCTTGGCACCGCCGGCCGACGCGGCCCGGTCGGCCTCCGCGCCCCGGCTGCGTCCTTCCGCGTGGCCGTCCGCATCCGCCGCGGAGTGCTCCTCCGAAGAAGAGGCAGAGGCAGCCGCGGAGGACGACGCCTCAGCCGCCCCTTCCCCGCCCGGATCGCTCTCACCCGCCGGCGCCGGCACCCTCGCCTCGCCGTTCGCCTGCCGCCGCGGGGACGACGACTGAAGTCCCATGCCCCCGGTCGTACGGAACAGTTCGTCGGCCCCGGGCAGACTCACTCGGCGTGACACCGGGCGAGCACCTCCCTGGCGAGCTGACGGTACGCGGCGGCGCCGACGGAGTTCGATGCGTACGTGGTGATGGGCTCACCGGCGACCGTGGTCTCCGGGAAGCGCACGGTCCGGCCGATCACCGTGTGGTAGACGTGATCGTCGAAGGCCTCGACCACCCGCGCCAGCACCTCACGACTGTGCACCGTACGGGAGTCGTACATCGTGGCGAGGATTCCGTCGAGCTCCAGGTCGGGGTTGAGCCGCTCCTGGACCTTCTCGATCGTCTCGGTCAGCAACGCCACACCGCGCAGCGCGAAGAACTCACACTCGAGCGGCACGATCACCTTGTGCGCGGCGGTCAGCGCGTTCACCGTGAGCAGGCCCAGCGAGGGCTGACAGTCGATCACGATGTAGTCGTAGTCGGACAGCAGCGGCTTCAGCGCACGCTGCAGCGTGGACTCGCGCGCGACCTCGCTCACCAACTGCACTTCCGCGGCCGAGAGATCAATATTGCTCGGCAGCAGATCCATATTGGGCACGGCGGTCTTGAGCAGCACCTCGTCCGCCGACATGCCCCGCTCCATGAGCAGGTTGTAGACGGTGAGGTCGAGCTCCATCGGGTTGACGCCGAGACCGACCGACAGGGCTCCCTGCGGGTCGAAGTCGACGAGCAGCACACGCCGTCCGTACTCCGCGAGCGCGGCGCCCAGGTTGATGGTCGACGTCGTCTTGCCGACGCCGCCCTTCTGGTTGCACATCGCGATGATCTTCGCGGGACCGTGATCGGTCAGCGGGCCCGGGATCGGGAAGTACGGCAGGGGTCGCCCGGTGGGGCCGATCCGCTCGCGGCGCTGACGCGCGGCGTCAGGGGCGAGGGTGGCCGCATACTCGGGGTCGGGCTCGTACTCGGCATCGGGGTCGTAGAAGTGCCCTTCGGGGACTTCCTCGTAGGCGGCGAAGTGGGTGGACTCTCGGCCACTCTCGTTGCCGGCCATGGCGTTCACGTGTTGGCCGTCCATCATCTTCATCGTGTGGGCTGTCGTCGTGTGCGTCGTGTGCTGTTGTGTCGCGAAGGTTCGGACAGCGACGGAGCCGACAGCCTCGAGCCCGGGCTGTTCCCTTGACGGGACCTGGCCCCGCGCAGGCATTCCCGGTTGACCACCCCCGGGAGTAAATGTCGACTCATTCACAAGTCGTCTTACCTCCTTGGACGTGACCAGGAAACTTATCGATAGGTCAGCGTGGCACCATGCCGACGGTTGGCGACTCTATGGCGTGTCACCGGTCCGCAGCAACACAATCCGCCGGACCCGGCTCGATGTGTCGGCAACCGAACACCCTTCTGTCAAGGGTGCTCAGGACTCTTGGCGTGACCCGGCCCGGACGTTTCGAGGGTGTGCGAAACGGTTAAAGGGTTACGTTCGAGGCGAGTTGAGCGAGCCTCACAAAGCGGGCGGATACGCATCCGGCCGGACCTTGCTCGGCAAGGTCCGGCCGCGGGCGCGAGATTGACGAGGCGCGTTGACGCGTCAGCCGAGCAACGTGCTCAGTTCGGTGCTCTCCAGGCCGTGAGCCTCGGCGACCGGGCCGTAAACGACCTGGCCGTCATGGGTGTTGAGACCCTTGGCGAGCGCCGGGTCGCGGCGCAGCGCCTCGACCCAGCCGCGGTTCGCGAGCTCCACGATGTACGGCAGCGTCGCATTGGTGAGCGCGTAGGTGGAGGTGTTGGGCACCGCCCCGGGCATGTTGGCGACGCAGTAGAAGACCGAGTTGTGGACCATGAAGGTCGGCTCGGCGTGAGTGGTCGGACGCGAGTCCTCGAAGCAGCCGCCCTGGTCGATTGCAATGTCGACAAGTACACTTCCGGGCTTCATCTTGGCGACGAGCTCGTTGGTGACCAGCTTCGGGGCCTTGGCGCCCGGGATGAGAACGGCGCCGATGACGAGGTCCGCCTCGACGACGGCCTTCTCCAGCTCGAAGGCGTTGGAGACGATCGTCTTCACCTTGGTGCCGAAGACCTTGTCGGCCTCGCGCAGCTTGTTGATGTCACGGTCGAGCAGGGTGACGTGGAAGCCCATGCCGACGGCGATCTGCGTGGCGTTCCAGCCGGAGACGCCACCGCCGATGACGACGGCCTCGCCGGCCGCCGTGCCCGGGACGCCGCCCGGCAGCACACCGCGGCCGCCGACCGAGCGCATCAGGTGGTACGCGCCGACCTGCGGGGCCAGCCGGCCCGCGACCTCGGACATCGGGGCGAGCAGCGGCAGCGTGCGGGTGGCGGTCTCCACCGTCTCGTACGCGATGGCGGTGGTGCCGGACTCGAGCAGCGCGTCCGTGCACTCGCGGGATGCGGCGAGGTGCAGGTAGGTGAAGAGGGTCTGGTCCTTGCGGAGGCGGTGGTACTCCTCGGCGATGGGCTCCTTGACCTTCAGCAGCAGGTCGGCGGTGGCCCAGACCTCGTCGGCGGTGGGCAGGATCTGCCCACCGGCGGCGACGAACTCGTCATCCGTGATCGAGGAGCCGAGACCGGCGTTCTGCTCGATGAAGACCTGGTGGCCGCTGCGCACGAGCTCGTGCACACCGGCAGGGGTGATCGCCACCCGGAACTCGTTGTTCTTGACCTCGCGGGGGATGCCGACCTTCACGTCGATCACGGTCCTTGACTCAGGGGTATACGGGTGCAATGCCATACATACCCGGATACGCGTGGCGCACCGGAAGACACCACGAGAGCATGTGGCAGAGCCAGTCTAATGAAGGACTTCGCGCTGTCTAGCCTTACAAAGCATTAATCTTTGGCCGAAGTGCTACGGATTTCGTAGGCAGGATCATCGGTACCCTCTGTTCCTAGCAGCTTCTCCGCCATGGCGCGGTGCAGCCTCGCGGCTGTCGGGTCGCCGAGCCGGTCGAGGGTGTCGGCCAGCCTGAGCTGCAGAGCTGCCTGCAGCCGTGCGTCCCCGGTCTGCCGCGCCAACTCCACCGCCTCCTGGCAGGTGCGCAAGCACTCCTCCGGCCGGCCCGCGTACTCCTGTACGCGCGCCACCTCGCTCAACGCTCGTGCCCGGGACGGCAGATCGCCGAGCCTGCGGTAGCCGGCCACCGCCGCCCGCCAGTTGCGCAGCGCCTCGCCGTACCGCCCCGCATAGGTGTGCACGGCACCCAGCCGGCCGTACAGCCGGGCCTCGTCGGCCCGCTCGCCGCGCGCCTGCCGCTGGGCGAGCGCCCGCCCGTACCAGTCCGCGGCCCGCTGCCAGTCCCCCAGCTCCTGGTAGGCACCACCTACGGATTCCATCGCGCGGCCCGTCGCGTACGGATCGTTCGCGGCCCGTCCGGCGTCCAGAGCCGCCCGGTAGCGGGCCAGCGCCTCCTCGGTACGACCGGTCTGAGCATCCAGATCGGCAAGATTCAGCAGGGCGGCGGCCCTTTCGCGGTGCAGCCCGCGACGCTCGGCCACGCCGAGCACCAGCTGGTGCAGTCCGTAGAGCTCGGCAGCCGCGTCCTCGGTGCCGCGGTGCGCGGCCAGCGCCCGGACCAGGGCCGCGACCAGCCGCCGCGCCAGGGTGTCCAGCTCGCCGTCCTCGACCGCGAGCCGCGCCGAGGCCAGCAGCGCGGGCAGCCTGATCCGCAGCCACTCGGCGGCGGCCGACGCGGTGGAGAACCGCAGCGCGCGCGGCAGACCGGCCAGCTTCATGCGGGCCGGGGAGCCGTCGGGCTCGGTGATCGCCCGGCAGGAGTGCAGCTGCCGTACGGTCCGCTCCAGCATCCGCGCCCGGGCCAGCTGTACCTCGGCCGGCCGGTCGTGCGTCTGCAGCAGGGTGCGCAGCAGCGGCAGGAGAGCGCCCGGCACTTCGTGGTGGTCGCCGGCCGAGCGCACAAATCCCAGGTCGGCGAGGTCGCAGAGGGTCGCTTCGGCGGTCTGCAACGAACAGCCGGCCAGCGCGGAGGCGGTGTGCGCGTCGGCGACCCCGCCGGGCGCGAGGGACAGCAGTCGCAGCATCCCGGCGGCCGACGGCGGCAGGGACTCGTACACCAACCGGAAGGCACGGGCCAGCGGCCGGCCGACCTTGGGCTGCTCGCTGTCGTCCGGCAGAGCGCGCAGCCGCTTGGCCACATCGGCGACCGACGCCCTCGGCCGGGCAGCGAGCCAGCCGCCGACCAGGACCAGCGCGGTGGGCAGCCCGCCGCACTCCTCCGCGATGGCCTCGGCGGCCTGCGGATCCACGGTGATCCGCACCGATCCGGTGAAGGTGCCGAGCAGCTCGATCGCGGACTTGGCGTCCATGCCGCCGAGCGTGCACGGCCGTACATCCGGAATACCGGTGAGCGGGCCCTCGGCCACGGCCACGGCCAGGCAGTCGGGGTTGTCGGGCAGCAGCGGGTCGACCTGCTCGGCGTCCCCCGCGTCGTCGAGAAGCAACAGCATCCGGCGTTCGGTGAGCGCCTCGCGCACCATCCCGGTCAGCTCGTCCTCGTCGGCGCCGGGCGGCGACGCGATACCGAGGGAGTCGAGCAGTCCGCGGGCCGCCCGCTCCATCGGGACCCGCCGCCCGCCGGGCTCGGACAGCCGGGCCCGCAGTACCCCGTCGGGGTAGCCGGCGGCGACCCTGCGGGCGAGTTCCTCGGCGAGCGCGGTGCGCCCGGAGCCGGGGCGCCCGGCGATCAGCAGCACCCGGGCACGTGGGGCCTTGCGTCCGGAGATGGTGTCCAGACCGGCTCGTTCGATATCGGCCCGAAGGGACTTCAGCTCCCGCTGGCGCCCGAAGAATTGGCTTCGGTACGCCTTGGCCGGGCCGCCCACGTCCACCGCCTGATCCGTCACGGGCCACGCTCCCGTCAGTCCGCGCACGAGCCAAGCCCGCAAGGGACTCCGCACGGGCGATCCGAGCGTAGTTCACGCTCTGCAACGAGCGTGGCAGAGCGCGGCGGGGGCGTCGCCCGATCGGATCAGCGGATTGTCCGACCGGAACTTCTCCCGCACGCCCCAGGCGTCGCTCAGGCCTCGAACGGGCGCGCCGGCCACGGCGCCTCGGCCGGCCGCAGCGTGTCGACGCCGTCGCCGTTCAGCACGGCGGTCAGCGACAGCACGCCCACCACCAGGGCGTTGTTGTGCAGGTCTCCGGCGAGCACACCGCGTACGAGATCCTCGAGCGGAACCCGGGCCAGCTCCATGTCCGCCTCCTCATCGGAGACCTCGAAGCGCTCGCCCTCGGCCTCCGACAGATCGCCGGCGAGGAAAATCCGTACGGCCTCGTCGCAGCCACCGGGCGTGGTGTAGACGTCGGCGAGCACCCGCCAGTCCTCGGCCTTGACGTGCGCCTCCTCGTACAGCTCGCGCTGTGCGGCGTGCAGCGGGTTCTCGCCCGGCACATCGAGCAGACCGGCCGGGATCTCCCAGAGCTTGTGGCGCACGGGGTGCCGGTACTGGCGCAGTACGAGGACGCGGCCGGAGTCGTCGAGCGCGAGGACCGCAACGGAACCGGGGTGCACCTGGTAGTCGCGGCGCGCGACGGTGCCGTCCGGCATGACCACGTCGTCGGTACGGACACTGGTCTTGTTGCCCCGGAACGGCGTCGTGGTCGCGGTGACCGGCCATTCCTCGGGGGTGTCCTTGAGCTCCATGTACGTCCTCCACACCACAAACAGAAACCGGGGTACGAGTCCCAAAGGACACGTACCCCGGCAACCGTATCGCTTGGGACTACTTGCCCGTCTTGCGCTCCACCGCGGCCTTCACCAGACCGGCGAAGAGCGGGTGCGGACGGGTCGGGCGGGAACGCAGCTCCGGGTGCGCCTGGGTGGCGACCAGGTAGGGGTGCGTCTCGCGCGGGTACTCAACGTACTCGACCAGCTTGTTGTCGGGAGACGTGCCCGAGAAGAGGATGCCCGCCTTCTTCTCCAGCTCCGCGCGGTAGGCGTTGTTCACCTCGTAGCGGTGGCGGTGGCGCTCCTCGATGTACGGCTGGTTGTCATAGACCTCGCGCACGATCGAGCCCTCGGCGAGCTTCGCCGGGTAGAGGCCGAGCCGCATGGTGCCGCCGAGGTCGCCCGCACCCTCGACGTACGCCAGCTGCTCCTCCATCGTCGAGATGACGGGATGGGCGGTGGCGGCGTCGAACTCGGTGGAGTTGGCGTCGGGGATCTCGGCGAGGTTCCGCGCGGCCTCGATCACGATGCACTGCAGGCCGAGGCAGAGACCGAGCAGCGGGATCTTGTTCTCACGGGCGAACTGGATCGCGCCGACCTTGCCGCTGACACCTCGGTCGCCGAAGCCGCCGGGGATGAGGATCCCGTCGACGTCTCCGAGCTCCTTCTCGGCGCCGGCCTGGGTCTTGCAGTTGTCGGAGGCGACCCACTTGACCTTGACGCGGGCCTTGTTGGCGAAGCCGCCGGCGCGTAGCGCCTCGGTCACCGAGAGGTACGCGTCCGGAAGGTCGATGTACTTGCCGACGAGCGCGACGGTGACCTCGTGGTCGGGGTTGTGGACCCGGTCCAGCAGGTCGTCCCACGTGGTCCAGTCGACATCGCGGAACGGCAGATCCAGCTTGCGCACGACATACGCGTCCAGACCCTCGGTGTGCAGCACCTTCGGGATGTCGTAGATCGACTTGGCATCGATCGCGGCCACGACGGCGGCCTCGTCGACGTCGCACATCAGCGAGATCTTGCGCTTGATCGCGGTCGGTACCTCACGATCCGCGCGGAGCACGATCGCGTCCGGCTGGATACCGATGTTGCGCAGGGCTGCGACCGAGTGCTGGGTCGGCTTGGTCTTCAGCTCGCCGGACGGGCCGATGTACGGCAGCAGGGAGATGTGCACGACGAAGACGTTGTCGCGGCCGACCTCGTGGCGGACCTGGCGGACGGTCTCCAGGAACGGCAGCGACTCGATGTCACCGACCGTGCCGCCGACCTCGGTGATGACGACATCGACGTCGTCGGTGGCCATGCGGCGGATGCGGTGCTTGATCTCGTTGGTGATGTGCGGGATGACCTGCACGGTGTCGCCCAGGTACTCGCCGCGGCGCTCCTTGGCGATGACCGTGGAGTAGACCTGGCCGGTGGTGACGTTGGCCGAGCCGTCGAGGTCCACGTCGAGGAAGCGCTCGTAGTGGCCGATGTCCAGGTCGGTCTCGGCGCCGTCGTTGGTGACGAACACCTCACCGTGCTGGAACGGGTTCATCGTGCC
This window contains:
- a CDS encoding NUDIX hydrolase, with translation MELKDTPEEWPVTATTTPFRGNKTSVRTDDVVMPDGTVARRDYQVHPGSVAVLALDDSGRVLVLRQYRHPVRHKLWEIPAGLLDVPGENPLHAAQRELYEEAHVKAEDWRVLADVYTTPGGCDEAVRIFLAGDLSEAEGERFEVSDEEADMELARVPLEDLVRGVLAGDLHNNALVVGVLSLTAVLNGDGVDTLRPAEAPWPARPFEA
- a CDS encoding CTP synthase, with the protein product MPPKSMTTKHIFVTGGVASSLGKGLTASSLGALLKARGLRVTMQKLDPYLNVDPGTMNPFQHGEVFVTNDGAETDLDIGHYERFLDVDLDGSANVTTGQVYSTVIAKERRGEYLGDTVQVIPHITNEIKHRIRRMATDDVDVVITEVGGTVGDIESLPFLETVRQVRHEVGRDNVFVVHISLLPYIGPSGELKTKPTQHSVAALRNIGIQPDAIVLRADREVPTAIKRKISLMCDVDEAAVVAAIDAKSIYDIPKVLHTEGLDAYVVRKLDLPFRDVDWTTWDDLLDRVHNPDHEVTVALVGKYIDLPDAYLSVTEALRAGGFANKARVKVKWVASDNCKTQAGAEKELGDVDGILIPGGFGDRGVSGKVGAIQFARENKIPLLGLCLGLQCIVIEAARNLAEIPDANSTEFDAATAHPVISTMEEQLAYVEGAGDLGGTMRLGLYPAKLAEGSIVREVYDNQPYIEERHRHRYEVNNAYRAELEKKAGILFSGTSPDNKLVEYVEYPRETHPYLVATQAHPELRSRPTRPHPLFAGLVKAAVERKTGK